From the genome of Antennarius striatus isolate MH-2024 chromosome 19, ASM4005453v1, whole genome shotgun sequence, one region includes:
- the LOC137613862 gene encoding inactive peptidyl-prolyl cis-trans isomerase FKBP6-like, whose amino-acid sequence MSDVSGDGGILKQVVKPGEGPPVPQNGSVLMHFSGFLEHSHEPFDTNLNIKYPRMMNLGRDVTVYGLQMGLLTMRKGEFSRFLFQPQYAYGDMGCPPLIPPAAVVLYEVQLLDFFYTGQMEDFISLSPEEQIAAPVSTLLQVVSTVRNLGNRCFNQRRYEDAKNRYKQAVKLLKSREEQSDAEMEGITAALLPLYLNLALTELRVDSPNKALKYGKKALKIESTNTKALFRCGQAYLDLRDYKSAHDYLTAAQTKKPFDSDINNLLRKVAIYYKDNLDTEKDMCSRMFRDLRIK is encoded by the exons ATGAGTGATGTGTCGGGAGATGGAGGGATCCTGAAACAGGTCGTCAAACCAGGAGAGGGTCCACCTGTTCCTCAGAACGGTTCAGTACTAA TGCACTTCTCTGGGTTCCTGGAGCATTCTCATGAGCCTTTTGACACTAATTTGAACATCAAGTACCCACGGATGATGAACTTAGGGAGAG ATGTGACAGTGTATGGTTTACAAATGGGTCTGTTAACCATGAGGAAAGGGGAGTTCTCCCGTTTCCTGTTCCAGCCCCAGTATGCATATGGTGATATGGGTTGTCCTCCGCTCATCCCTCCTGCTGCTGTGGTTCTGTATGAGGTTCAGCTCCTCGACTTCTTTTACACTGGTCAAATGGAAGACTTCATCTCACTTAGTCCG GAGGAGCAGATTGCAGCTCCTGTGTCCACACTTCTTCAAGTTGTAAGCACCGTACGCAACCTCGGCAACCGATGCTTCAACCAGAGGCGTTATGAAGATGCCAAAAATCGCTATAAACAG GCAGTGAAGCTGCTGAAAAGCAGGGAGGAACAGAGCGATGCAGAGATGGAGGGCATCACTGCAGCGCTTCTTCCCCTCTATCTAAACCTGGCTCTAACTGAGCTACGTGTGGACTCCCCAAACAAAGCCctgaaatatggaaaaaaagCCTTGAAGATAGAATCTACCAACACAAAGGCCCTGTTCCGCTGTGGACAG GCGTATCTGGATCTGCGTGATTACAAGAGCGCCCACGACTACCTGACAGCTGCTCAAACAAAGAAACCTTTTGACAGTGACATCAACAACCTGCTGAGAAAGGTGGCAAT ATATTATAAAGACAACCTGGACACAGAGAAAGACATGTGCTCCAGGATGTTCAGGGACCTGAGGATCAAGTGA
- the arhgap18 gene encoding rho GTPase-activating protein 18 isoform X2 produces MSRQQHQSQGVVLTGYHSNAELLPKTGQRANVCPAALDSESTAPSRRASQYTIQQNQTHADRHGLSTTTTTKTTSTVACSLPDPSITTFPKSQPSSSPRPGSSPRHSPNSRSRLRPTCQRSNSQDSLDELEMDDYWTEVENITRSGGGAGRGEAGGEGDAQEEEQQKIPEEGEQEEAWLTEAGLARLFDDSLAADLDQEEENVVFLSTLTRTQAAAIERRVASLQQTLLRRRNRQHVPDVRDIFRPPEKGEEPSKLKEGSENGQKDQTSEAETELNVEVAFSEQALTYRDNCPRLKVTSPNSPDDKLPNFKLLRDKTGQTRIGDLSPLDMKKVLRLVLVESTALFDTAGIDLKPHKPVKVKTKESGLFGVPLATLLDQDQRRAPGTKVPFILQRLICHIEQEGGLDTEGLLRISGAAARVKALCQELESSFYDGMFPWQQLKQHDAASLLKLFIRELPHPLLTVEYLNAFIAVNKFPTKKQQLQALNLLVLLLPEVNRDTLKALVEFFQSVIDHQAKNKMTLNNVSVIMAPNIFMFKGFRSKVTEQQERCMAAGTANIVRLLIRYQNLLWTIPKFIVTQVRQQNMESQRKQNKERAVRKLLKKITTEKPPEKAVTEDNSQGFIRVQAPQFRKVSMAVQLTEELQAADVLSRFLSQDNSVTVKREELYLYEIGGNIRERCLDGETYMKDLIQLNPAAEWVIKAVLR; encoded by the exons ATGAGTCGGCAGCAGCACCAGTCCCAGGGAGTGGTTTTAACGGGTTACCACAGCAACGCGGAACTGTTGCCGAAAACTGGACAGCGTGCGAACGTCTGTCCGGCAGCCCTGGACTCAGAATCCACTGCTCCAAG CCGCAGAGCAAGCCAGTACACCATTCAGCAGAACCAGACTCATGCAGACAGGCATGGCCTTTCCACCACGACCACTACAAAAACCACAAGCACTGTGGCATGTTCACTACCCGACCCGAGCATCACCACATTCCCCAAGTCTcagccctcctccagccccaggcctggctccagccCCAGACACAGCCCCAATTCCAGGTCCAGACTGCGGCCCACGTGTCAGCGAAGCAACTCTCAG GACTCTCTGGATGAACTGGAGATGGACGACTACTGGACGGAGGTGGAGAATATCACTCGCTcgggaggaggagcagggaggggagaagctggaggagaaggagacgcacaggaggaggagcagcagaaaaTTCCTGAGG AAGGTGAGCAGGAGGAGGCGTGGCTTACAGAGGCGGGGCTAGCACGACTTTTTGATGATTCACTGGCGGCTGACCTGGATCAG gaagaagaaaatgtggtATTCCTGTCAACACTGACCAGAACTCAGGCAGCTGCTATAGAACGTCGCGTGGCATCACTACAGCAGACGTTACTACGGCGACGTAACCGGCAGCATGTTCCTGATGTTAGGGATATATTCAGACCTCCTGAAAAG GGCGAGGAACCCAGTAAACTCAAAGAGGGAAGTGAAAATGGACAAAAAGATCAAACTTCAG AAGCAGAGACAGAACTGAATGTTGAAGTGGCATTTTCAGAGCAGGCACTCACTTACAGGGACAACTGTCCGAGGTTAAAAGTCACAAGCCCTAACTCACCTGATGACAAACTACCG AACTTTAAGCTGCTTCGAGATAAAACGGGTCAAACCAGAATAGGAGATCTGTCTCCTCTGGATATGAAAAAG GTGTTAAGACTGGTGCTTGTGGAGTCGACTGCTCTGTTTGATACTGCTGGGATTGACCTTAAGCCTCATAAACCTGTCAAAGTTAAGACtaaag AAAGCGGTCTGTTCGGTGTTCCTCTTGCCACTTTACTGGATCAGGACCAGCGACGGGCTCCCGGGACCAAAGTGCCATTCATACTGCAGAGG CTTATCTGTCACATTGAGCAGGAGGGAGGATTAGACACTGAAGGACTGCTACGGATCTCTGGAGCAGCAGCTAGAGTAAAG GCGCTGTGCCAGGAGCTCGAATCCTCTTTCTATGATGGgatgtttccatggcaacagttgAAACAGCATGATGCCGCGAGCCTTTTGAAGCTGTTCATCAGGGAGTTACCCCATCCATTACTaactgtggagtacctcaatgCATTTATTGCTGTCAATA AGTTCCCCACAAAGAAGCAACAGCTGCAGGCTTTAAACCTGCTGGTTCTTTTATTACCTGAGGTTAATCGGGACACTTTGAAG GCGCTGGTGGAGTTTTTCCAGAGTGTGATTGACCATCAGGCCAAGAATAAAATGACCCTGAACAATGTCTCGGTTATCATGGCACCCAACATCTTCATGTTCAAGGGCTTTCGCTCTAAGGTGACAGAACAGCAGGAGCGCTGCATGGCAGCCGGCACAGCCAATATCGTCAGGCTGTTGATCAGATACCAGAATCTCCTATGGACA ATTCCCAAGTTCATTGTGACCCAGGTCAGACAGCAAAACATGGAAAGTCAGCGCAAGCAAAATAAAGAGAGAGCTGTGAGAAAACTGCTCAAGAAGATTACCACCGAAAAACCGCCAGAAAAGGCTGTCACAGAG GACAACTCACAGGGATTTATTCGAGTCCAGGCGCCACAGTTCAGGAAAGTGTCCATGGCGGTTCAGCTTACTGAGGAGTTGCAGGCTGCTGATGTGTTGTCACGTTTCCTCAGCCAGGACAA CTCAGTGACGGTGAAAAGAGAGGAGCTGTATCTCTATGAGATTGGCGGAAACATCA GAGAGAGATGTCTGGACGGGGAGACGTACATGAAAGACCTCATCCAGTTGAACCCTGCTGCAGAATGGGTCATTAAAGCCGTGCTGAGATAA
- the sel1l gene encoding protein sel-1 homolog 1, translating to MGHKTHLRTATTFYLITVLLTVFVSEITADEGQHENDNPQLKSYQDPDSEEEEAHLASGIVVGASLTSGQLEEEKRTSSDGLEGEVKEDLPEQPPPFEEKPKEVPVVNGGTSHGDSCIFPFRFQGNEYLDCTTDGRGDGRLWCATTYDYDAEKKWGFCETEEQAQQRLQAEEAEEQYQTFLRMLNVTSRKTQKKELYEKLLKVAQKGHHKAMEKVAYSMLFGDYMNQNITRAREMFEKLAIEGSPKAQAALGFLYAAGLGVNSSQAKALVYYTFGALGGNLVAHMILGYRYWGGVGVPQSCESALTHYRLVANQVASDVSLTGGTAVQRIRLLDEVENPGSTSGMLEEDLIQYYQFLAEKGDIQAQVGLGQLHLHGGRGVEQNHQRAYDYFTQAANAGNTHAMALLGKMYSEGSDYLPQDNDTALQYFKKASDLGNPVGQSGLGMAYLYGRGVQVNYELALKYFQKAAEQGWVDGQLQLGTMYYNGIGVKRDYKQALKFFNLASQSGHILAFYNLAQMHATGTGVMRSCHTAVELFKNVCERGRWSERLMTAYSSFKEGDTDAALVQYLLLAEQGYEVAQSNVAFVLDQKGVKIVSENETYPRALLHWTRAAAQGYTVARIKLGDYHFYGYGTDVDYETAVIHYRLASEQQHSAQAMFNLGYMHEKGLGIKQDIHLAKRFYDMAAEASPDAQVPVFLALCKLGLIYTLQYLQDLNLNELVSQVDLDQLLGPEWDLYLMTVIALLLGTVIAYRQRQHQIIVPPRPPAPAPAPAPAPAPPPRPPQEHSQGQAEAPGPAQEEEEQQQQ from the exons ATGGGGCACAAAACACACCTAAGGACGGCAACAACGTTTTATCTAATTACTGTTCTACTCACAGTCTTCGTCAGCGAAATAACTGCAG ATGAAGGCCAACATGAGAATGACAACCCGCAGCTGAAG TCTTACCAAGACCCAGActccgaagaagaagaagcacatCTTGCATCAGGAATTGTGGTTGGTGCATCTCTGACATCAGGTCAACtagaagaagagaaaaggaCATCTTCGGATGGATTAGAGGGAGAGGTGAAGGAGGACCTTCCTGAACAGCCACCTCCTTTTGAGGAGAAACCCAAGGAAG ttccTGTGGTGAATGGAGGTACATCCCATGGAGATTCCTGCATCTTCCCATTCCGTTTCCAGGGGAACGAGTACTTGGACTGTACTACTGATGGGCGGGGTGATGGACGGCTGTGGTGTGCCACAACCTACGATTATGATGCAGAGAAGAAGTGGGGTTTCTGTGAGA CGGAGGAGCAGGCACAGCAGAGGCTGCAAgcggaggaggcggaggagcagtATCAGACTTTCCTGCGCATGCTCAATGTCACCTCCAGAAAGACCCAGAAGAAAGA ATTATACGAAAAGCTGCTGAAAGTAGCACAGAAGGGCCACCACAAAGCCATGGAGAAGGTGGCCTATTCCATGCTGTTTGGCGACTACATGAACCAGAACATCACTCGAGCCAGAGAAATGTTTGAGAAGCTCGCCATTGAGGGGTCCCCAAAAGCTCAGGCG GCTCTTGGTTTCCTTTATGCAGCAGGACTTGGAGTAAACTCAAGTCAGGCAAAG GCTTTGGTTTACTATACATTCGGTGCACTGGGTGGAAACCTGGTTGCTCATATGATTCTG GGATACAGATACTGGGGAGGTGTCGGAGTTCCTCAGAGCTGTGAGTCGGCACTAACTCACTACAGGCTTGTAGCAAATCAGG TGGCCAGCGATGTGTCCTTGACAGGGGGCACAGCAGTACAGAGGATCAGGCTACTGGATGAGGTGGAAAACCCCGGATCTACCAGCGGGATGTTGGAGGAGGATCTGATCCAGTACTACCAGTTTCTAGCTGAGAAAGGAGACATACAGGCTCAG GTGGGATTAGGTCAGTTACATCTGCATGGAGGACGTGGAGTTGAACAGAACCATCAG AGGGCGTATGACTACTTCACCCAGGCTGCAAACGCAGGGAACACACACGCCATGGCTCTGCTTGGCAAG ATGTACTCTGAAGGCAGCGATTATCTCCCTCAAGACAATGACACAGCCCTGCAGTACTTTAAGAAGGCATCTGATTTG GGTAATCCAGTAGGACAGAGTGGCCTGGGCATGGCCTATCTATATGGCAGAGGCGTTCAAGTG aacTATGAGCTTGCCCTGAAGTACTTCCAGAAGGCAGCAGAGCAGGGCTGGGTGGATGGACAGCTGCAGCTGGGCACCATGTATTACA ATGGCATTGGTGTGAAACGTGATTACAAGCAGGCACTGAAGTTCTTCAACCTGGCTTCTCAGTCTGGCCACATCCTGGCCTTCTATAACTTGGCCCAGATGCATGCGACGGGAACAGGAGTGATGCGCTCCTGCCACACTGCTGTGGAG CTTTTCAAAAACGTCTGCGAGCGTGGTCGCTGGTCAGAGCGTCTGATGACGGCCTACAGCAGCTTCAAGGAGGGCGACACAGACGCTGCACTGGTTCAGTACCTGCTGCTGGCTGAACAGGGCTACGAGGTCGCCCAGAGTAATGTAGCCTTCGTTCTGGACCAGA AAGGAGTCAAAATCGTTAGTGAGAATGAGACGTACCCTCGGGCTTTGCTGCACTGGACAAGAGCTGCAGCACAAG GTTACACTGTGGCAAGGATTAAACTGGGCGACTACCACTTCTATGGCTATGGGACGGATGTGGACTATGAGACCGCTGTCATCCACTATAGACTGGCGTCAGAGCAGCAGCACAGCGCCCAGGCCATGTTTAACCTGGGTTACATGCATGAGAAAGGACTCGGCATCAAACAG GACATTCATCTTGCCAAGCGTTTCTACGACATGGCAGCTGAAGCCAGTCCTGATGCCCAGGTCCCAGTGTTCCTGGCCCTTTGTAAGCTGGGTCTTATTTACACCCTGCAGTACCTGCAGGATCTTAAC TTGAACGAGCTCGTTTCTCAAGTGGACCTGGACCAGCTTCTGGGCCCAGAGTGGGACCTCTACCTCATGACTGTAATCGCTCTGCTGTTAGGCACAGTCATTGCCTATAGACAGCGCCAACACCAAATCATAGTCCCCCCTCGCCCACCTGCCCCTGCCCCTGCCCCCGCTCCTGCCCCGGCGCCTCCTCCAAGACCACCCCAAGAACATTCGCAAGGGCAGGCTGAGGCACCAGGTCCAgcgcaggaggaagaggagcagcagcagcagtag
- the arhgap18 gene encoding rho GTPase-activating protein 18 isoform X1, whose protein sequence is MSRQQHQSQGVVLTGYHSNAELLPKTGQRANVCPAALDSESTAPSRRASQYTIQQNQTHADRHGLSTTTTTKTTSTVACSLPDPSITTFPKSQPSSSPRPGSSPRHSPNSRSRLRPTCQRSNSQDSLDELEMDDYWTEVENITRSGGGAGRGEAGGEGDAQEEEQQKIPEEGEQEEAWLTEAGLARLFDDSLAADLDQEEENVVFLSTLTRTQAAAIERRVASLQQTLLRRRNRQHVPDVRDIFRPPEKGEEPSKLKEGSENGQKDQTSEAETELNVEVAFSEQALTYRDNCPRLKVTSPNSPDDKLPNFKLLRDKTGQTRIGDLSPLDMKKVLRLVLVESTALFDTAGIDLKPHKPVKVKTKESGLFGVPLATLLDQDQRRAPGTKVPFILQRLICHIEQEGGLDTEGLLRISGAAARVKALCQELESSFYDGMFPWQQLKQHDAASLLKLFIRELPHPLLTVEYLNAFIAVNKFPTKKQQLQALNLLVLLLPEVNRDTLKALVEFFQSVIDHQAKNKMTLNNVSVIMAPNIFMFKGFRSKVTEQQERCMAAGTANIVRLLIRYQNLLWTIPKFIVTQVRQQNMESQRKQNKERAVRKLLKKITTEKPPEKAVTEQDNSQGFIRVQAPQFRKVSMAVQLTEELQAADVLSRFLSQDNSVTVKREELYLYEIGGNIRERCLDGETYMKDLIQLNPAAEWVIKAVLR, encoded by the exons ATGAGTCGGCAGCAGCACCAGTCCCAGGGAGTGGTTTTAACGGGTTACCACAGCAACGCGGAACTGTTGCCGAAAACTGGACAGCGTGCGAACGTCTGTCCGGCAGCCCTGGACTCAGAATCCACTGCTCCAAG CCGCAGAGCAAGCCAGTACACCATTCAGCAGAACCAGACTCATGCAGACAGGCATGGCCTTTCCACCACGACCACTACAAAAACCACAAGCACTGTGGCATGTTCACTACCCGACCCGAGCATCACCACATTCCCCAAGTCTcagccctcctccagccccaggcctggctccagccCCAGACACAGCCCCAATTCCAGGTCCAGACTGCGGCCCACGTGTCAGCGAAGCAACTCTCAG GACTCTCTGGATGAACTGGAGATGGACGACTACTGGACGGAGGTGGAGAATATCACTCGCTcgggaggaggagcagggaggggagaagctggaggagaaggagacgcacaggaggaggagcagcagaaaaTTCCTGAGG AAGGTGAGCAGGAGGAGGCGTGGCTTACAGAGGCGGGGCTAGCACGACTTTTTGATGATTCACTGGCGGCTGACCTGGATCAG gaagaagaaaatgtggtATTCCTGTCAACACTGACCAGAACTCAGGCAGCTGCTATAGAACGTCGCGTGGCATCACTACAGCAGACGTTACTACGGCGACGTAACCGGCAGCATGTTCCTGATGTTAGGGATATATTCAGACCTCCTGAAAAG GGCGAGGAACCCAGTAAACTCAAAGAGGGAAGTGAAAATGGACAAAAAGATCAAACTTCAG AAGCAGAGACAGAACTGAATGTTGAAGTGGCATTTTCAGAGCAGGCACTCACTTACAGGGACAACTGTCCGAGGTTAAAAGTCACAAGCCCTAACTCACCTGATGACAAACTACCG AACTTTAAGCTGCTTCGAGATAAAACGGGTCAAACCAGAATAGGAGATCTGTCTCCTCTGGATATGAAAAAG GTGTTAAGACTGGTGCTTGTGGAGTCGACTGCTCTGTTTGATACTGCTGGGATTGACCTTAAGCCTCATAAACCTGTCAAAGTTAAGACtaaag AAAGCGGTCTGTTCGGTGTTCCTCTTGCCACTTTACTGGATCAGGACCAGCGACGGGCTCCCGGGACCAAAGTGCCATTCATACTGCAGAGG CTTATCTGTCACATTGAGCAGGAGGGAGGATTAGACACTGAAGGACTGCTACGGATCTCTGGAGCAGCAGCTAGAGTAAAG GCGCTGTGCCAGGAGCTCGAATCCTCTTTCTATGATGGgatgtttccatggcaacagttgAAACAGCATGATGCCGCGAGCCTTTTGAAGCTGTTCATCAGGGAGTTACCCCATCCATTACTaactgtggagtacctcaatgCATTTATTGCTGTCAATA AGTTCCCCACAAAGAAGCAACAGCTGCAGGCTTTAAACCTGCTGGTTCTTTTATTACCTGAGGTTAATCGGGACACTTTGAAG GCGCTGGTGGAGTTTTTCCAGAGTGTGATTGACCATCAGGCCAAGAATAAAATGACCCTGAACAATGTCTCGGTTATCATGGCACCCAACATCTTCATGTTCAAGGGCTTTCGCTCTAAGGTGACAGAACAGCAGGAGCGCTGCATGGCAGCCGGCACAGCCAATATCGTCAGGCTGTTGATCAGATACCAGAATCTCCTATGGACA ATTCCCAAGTTCATTGTGACCCAGGTCAGACAGCAAAACATGGAAAGTCAGCGCAAGCAAAATAAAGAGAGAGCTGTGAGAAAACTGCTCAAGAAGATTACCACCGAAAAACCGCCAGAAAAGGCTGTCACAGAG CAGGACAACTCACAGGGATTTATTCGAGTCCAGGCGCCACAGTTCAGGAAAGTGTCCATGGCGGTTCAGCTTACTGAGGAGTTGCAGGCTGCTGATGTGTTGTCACGTTTCCTCAGCCAGGACAA CTCAGTGACGGTGAAAAGAGAGGAGCTGTATCTCTATGAGATTGGCGGAAACATCA GAGAGAGATGTCTGGACGGGGAGACGTACATGAAAGACCTCATCCAGTTGAACCCTGCTGCAGAATGGGTCATTAAAGCCGTGCTGAGATAA